One genomic window of Magnolia sinica isolate HGM2019 chromosome 3, MsV1, whole genome shotgun sequence includes the following:
- the LOC131241504 gene encoding DNA topoisomerase 2-like, with product MQVLGWPCSVSERSLICSSCSVSVRSLICSFDVRGVIKKYDSPEQILEEFFHLRLEFYVKRKKVMLDNLEIKLLRLSNKVRFIIGVVEGEIIVSNRKRADLVLELQ from the exons atgcaggtcttgggatggccatgttcggtctcggaaagatcattgatatgctcatcatgttcagtctcggtaagatcattgatatgctcattCGACGTGAGGGGTGTCATCAAGAAATATGATAGTCCCGAACAAA ttcttgaagaaTTCTTTCATTTAAGACTTGAGTTCTATGTAAAGAGAAAG AAAGTAATGTTGGATAATCTTGAAATAAAGCTGTTGAGATTGTCTAACAAAGTCAGATTCATCATTGGGGTGGTAGAAGGAGAGATTATTGTGAGTAACAGGAAGAGAGCAGATCTGGTCCTCGAGTTGCAGTAG